The Streptomyces albofaciens JCM 4342 genome has a segment encoding these proteins:
- a CDS encoding helicase-related protein, translating to MVPSDTGRTIDRLRKHLTGATRLDSLTESFSVFVYEALQEELADVDLRLLLHGDSLDDLALNGLREENLHRARLDQHRVARAFLKWAEEHLQARALKRRTRGTWTSVDGPFPYVVDGAGLEAESLGLVASQDLYFPLETTEADKVAQAVVRFERMWHDDGTSSTIQQEFLNAARTLFMDRAPESIYLRILTSLFKDFVEEAGEETAERGRTGFYDSVVWKKLYKFQRDGVLGAIEKLERHNGCIIADSVGLGKTFEALAVIKYYELRNDRVLVLAPKRLRENWTIYRGNDRRNPLAADRFHYDVLNHTDLSRTGGLSGDIDLANVNWGNYDLVVIDESHNFRNNPQVKGRTTRYERLMDEVFRSGVRTKVLMLSATPVNTRLADLKNQVLFATEGDDQALASDGIRSIETTLNKAQRHFNEWQRLPAATRSTKSLVGTLGMDYIRLLDLVTIARSRKHIEKYYGTKDVGRFPARLAPVNLTPPIDTADMMIPLEEINRSILRLNLAAYKPTSYVSAKHESKYAALYDQRVRTGGRRVWRQTDRENNVVHLLRVGLLKRLESSVNSLGKTLGKILATVEGAIASIDAYEATGAEGTSIDSFADLEKIDLDDPQFEDTVGGSVKVFLADIDRVRWRQELEHDRDTVASLLVEVTAVDADRDAKLAELKRFLRDKVQHPTNDGNRKVLVFTAFSDTAEYLYEHVARWARDELGVHVALVTGQSTRSTLPMKRVHMVDVLTAFSPRSKDGDPDDPQIDIVIATDTISEGQNLQDCDTVINYDIHWNPVRIVQRFGRVDRLGTTNTSVQLVNFWPNIDLDAYINLEARVSSRMTLLDVSATGEENVLDVTSGDMNDLDYRRKQLQQMQQAAPTMEDLAGGLSITDLTLSDFRMDAAARARDELQEIAGWPLALFGVSRFDKALADDGLAPGAVFLLRVRDDAFAFSEGYPLAPYVLAYVTDDGSLAHEIEEPKLALDVLRHHCLGITEPDAAILAEFDRMTRSGRSMKHYRDLLDVAVRAASGKAEESMVASLFSAGPSLLGTEAAAPGLEAVDLIAWLAVLP from the coding sequence ATGGTCCCCAGCGACACGGGCCGCACGATCGACCGGTTGCGCAAGCATCTGACCGGCGCCACGCGCCTGGACTCGCTGACTGAGTCGTTCTCCGTATTCGTCTACGAGGCACTCCAGGAGGAGTTGGCCGATGTCGACCTGCGCCTGCTCCTGCACGGCGACAGTCTCGATGACTTGGCCCTGAACGGCCTTCGGGAGGAGAATCTCCATCGCGCCCGGCTGGATCAGCACCGCGTCGCCCGCGCGTTCCTGAAGTGGGCCGAAGAACATCTTCAGGCGAGGGCGCTCAAGCGGCGCACGCGCGGTACCTGGACGAGCGTCGACGGGCCGTTCCCTTATGTCGTCGACGGCGCGGGCCTTGAGGCCGAGAGCCTCGGCCTGGTGGCGTCCCAGGACCTGTACTTCCCTCTGGAAACGACGGAAGCGGACAAGGTGGCGCAGGCCGTGGTCCGCTTCGAGCGGATGTGGCACGACGACGGCACCAGCAGTACCATCCAGCAGGAGTTCCTCAACGCCGCCCGAACCCTCTTCATGGACAGGGCACCCGAGTCCATCTACCTGCGCATCCTGACGTCCCTGTTCAAGGACTTCGTCGAGGAGGCCGGCGAGGAGACCGCTGAGCGAGGCAGAACGGGCTTCTACGACTCCGTCGTGTGGAAGAAGCTCTACAAGTTCCAGCGTGACGGCGTGCTCGGCGCGATCGAGAAGCTTGAACGCCATAACGGCTGCATCATCGCCGACAGTGTGGGCCTGGGGAAGACCTTCGAGGCCCTCGCCGTCATCAAGTACTACGAGCTGCGCAATGACCGCGTTCTCGTCCTGGCGCCCAAGCGGCTGCGGGAGAATTGGACCATCTACCGCGGCAACGACAGGCGGAATCCGCTGGCTGCGGACCGCTTCCATTATGACGTCCTCAACCACACCGATCTAAGCCGGACCGGCGGGCTGTCGGGGGACATCGACCTGGCGAACGTCAACTGGGGCAACTACGACCTCGTCGTGATCGACGAGTCTCACAACTTCCGTAACAACCCTCAGGTCAAGGGACGAACGACCCGATACGAGCGCCTCATGGACGAGGTCTTCAGGTCTGGAGTGAGGACCAAAGTCCTCATGCTCAGTGCAACGCCCGTGAATACACGCTTGGCTGACCTGAAGAACCAGGTTCTGTTCGCCACCGAGGGAGACGACCAGGCACTGGCTTCGGACGGGATCAGAAGTATCGAGACCACACTGAACAAGGCACAAAGGCACTTCAACGAGTGGCAGCGACTCCCTGCGGCCACTCGGAGTACGAAGTCCCTGGTCGGCACGCTCGGCATGGATTACATTCGACTGCTGGACCTGGTCACGATCGCCCGCTCCCGGAAGCACATCGAGAAGTATTACGGCACCAAGGACGTCGGAAGGTTCCCCGCCCGCCTGGCTCCCGTTAACCTCACCCCGCCCATCGACACGGCCGACATGATGATCCCGCTGGAGGAGATCAACCGGTCGATCCTGCGTCTGAATCTGGCCGCCTACAAGCCCACCTCCTACGTCAGCGCCAAGCACGAGAGCAAGTACGCGGCCCTGTACGACCAGAGGGTGCGCACTGGCGGCCGACGCGTGTGGCGGCAGACCGACCGTGAGAACAACGTGGTCCACCTGCTGCGAGTGGGTCTGCTAAAGCGCTTGGAGTCCTCGGTCAACTCCCTGGGCAAGACGCTCGGCAAGATCCTGGCCACCGTGGAGGGCGCGATCGCCAGCATCGACGCCTACGAGGCGACCGGGGCCGAAGGAACGTCCATTGACAGTTTCGCCGACCTGGAGAAGATCGACCTGGACGACCCGCAGTTCGAGGACACCGTCGGCGGCAGCGTCAAGGTCTTCCTCGCTGACATCGACCGGGTGCGGTGGCGGCAGGAACTCGAGCACGACCGGGACACCGTGGCCAGCCTGCTCGTCGAGGTGACGGCGGTCGACGCCGACCGCGACGCCAAACTGGCCGAACTCAAACGGTTCCTGCGCGACAAGGTCCAGCACCCCACCAACGACGGCAACCGCAAGGTACTGGTGTTCACCGCTTTCAGCGACACGGCCGAGTACCTCTACGAGCATGTGGCCCGCTGGGCTCGTGACGAACTGGGTGTGCACGTGGCCCTGGTCACGGGGCAGAGCACCCGGAGCACCCTCCCGATGAAGCGCGTCCATATGGTCGACGTCCTCACCGCGTTCTCACCGCGCTCCAAGGACGGCGATCCGGACGACCCGCAGATCGACATCGTGATCGCCACCGACACCATTTCCGAGGGCCAGAACCTCCAGGACTGCGACACGGTGATCAACTACGACATCCACTGGAACCCGGTGCGCATCGTCCAGCGTTTCGGTCGCGTCGACCGCCTCGGTACCACCAACACGAGTGTTCAACTGGTCAACTTCTGGCCCAACATAGACCTGGACGCCTACATCAACCTCGAGGCGCGCGTGTCCAGCCGTATGACCCTGCTGGATGTCTCCGCGACCGGTGAGGAGAACGTCCTGGACGTCACGTCCGGCGACATGAACGACCTCGACTACCGGCGCAAGCAACTGCAGCAGATGCAGCAGGCCGCTCCCACCATGGAGGACCTCGCCGGCGGTCTGAGCATCACCGACCTGACGCTCTCCGACTTCCGCATGGACGCCGCGGCTCGTGCGCGTGACGAGCTTCAGGAGATCGCCGGGTGGCCCCTGGCCCTGTTTGGCGTCTCCCGCTTCGACAAGGCCCTCGCCGACGACGGGCTCGCTCCTGGTGCGGTCTTCCTCCTGCGTGTGCGGGACGACGCGTTCGCTTTCTCCGAGGGGTACCCGCTGGCGCCGTACGTGCTGGCCTACGTGACCGACGACGGCAGCCTCGCCCACGAGATCGAGGAACCCAAGCTGGCCCTCGACGTCCTGCGCCACCACTGCCTGGGCATTACCGAACCCGACGCCGCCATTCTGGCGGAGTTCGACCGGATGACCAGGTCGGGCAGGTCCATGAAGCACTACCGCGACCTCTTGGACGTGGCGGTCCGCGCCGCCTCAGGAAAGGCCGAAGAAAGCATGGTGGCCTCTCTCTTCTCGGCAGGCCCCTCACTACTGGGAACGGAGGCCGCCGCGCCCGGCCTGGAAGCCGTAGATTTGATCGCATGGCTGGCGGTGCTGCCGTGA
- a CDS encoding DUF4391 domain-containing protein yields MSDIPHEYAGADLLALPEKARQQQRVAKKMLAAQFEDQTPADARLLTKAVASANLVGILRPETIQVPRYQDGERTVVDVPVLEAFLADRTSASDRTRVAELVHRSMAKPVVLFAHMPDGITVLSLALSHVSRTDPTRSTSVIDAHVMVPTKGIEPGALHLDRVDRTDMWALYRDLVRTAAADGRPAGTALRAADAVALRRRLTDLESELITVVRDAKRARNQQQRIDLNMAARTLRTQIGHVRGTLYSADGDHDTA; encoded by the coding sequence GTGAGTGACATTCCCCACGAGTACGCCGGTGCCGACCTGCTGGCTCTGCCCGAGAAGGCCCGGCAGCAGCAGCGTGTCGCGAAGAAGATGCTCGCCGCCCAGTTCGAGGATCAGACCCCCGCCGACGCCCGGCTACTGACCAAGGCGGTGGCCTCGGCGAACCTGGTCGGCATTTTACGCCCGGAGACCATACAGGTGCCCCGGTACCAGGACGGCGAGCGTACTGTCGTCGACGTCCCTGTCCTCGAGGCTTTCCTGGCCGACAGGACCTCGGCATCCGACAGGACTCGCGTGGCCGAACTCGTCCATCGCAGCATGGCCAAGCCGGTGGTGCTGTTCGCGCACATGCCCGACGGCATCACGGTCCTCTCGCTGGCGCTCAGCCATGTGAGCCGCACAGACCCCACCAGGTCGACCTCCGTAATAGACGCGCACGTCATGGTGCCGACCAAAGGTATCGAACCGGGCGCCCTCCACCTCGACCGGGTGGACCGCACGGACATGTGGGCGCTGTACCGCGACCTCGTGCGGACCGCAGCCGCTGACGGCCGCCCTGCCGGCACTGCCCTGCGGGCGGCGGACGCGGTCGCGCTACGCCGACGGTTGACCGACCTGGAGAGCGAACTGATCACGGTCGTGCGGGACGCGAAACGCGCGAGGAATCAGCAGCAGCGCATCGATCTGAATATGGCGGCTCGGACGCTGCGTACACAGATCGGTCATGTCAGAGGCACCCTATACAGTGCCGACGGCGACCATGACACCGCCTGA
- a CDS encoding site-specific DNA-methyltransferase, whose amino-acid sequence MTLNFEPVGNLTGPGEAKSNLDVLARLFPDAVVDGTVDIEAFRDLLGENAAPTTAEAFGLRWPGMSEARRLSTLPATGTLLPKHEESVDWDNTRNLMIEGDNLEVLRLLRRGYTNKVDVIYIDPPYNTGSNEFVYDDKRTSSQAEHETVAGQRDEDGVLQTGGGSDRAQDRRAGASRHSAWLSMMYPRLLVAHHLLKETGVIIVSIDDAEHARLKLLMDRVFGAENFIASVTWQGGRKNDAHFLSPSTDYMLIYVRDIGSLANVRWREQKPGVDSILAAGRKAWAESGEDEAAATKLMKNWWASLTPDDPRRASEHYNQIDGQNGRPGVVYFGDNLRSPNPRPNLCYDLLHPATGKPVNMHPNGWACEEPRMTELVSEGRIKFGPDETTRPTFKRYLDETSTQTVLPVFYMDRRAASKRLDSLLGKGVFPFPKDENVIARWINLVTQSNPDSLVLDFFAGSGTTGHAVMNLNAADGGNRRYILVQLDERVDKDGYETIADIARERLRRAGKQIASKQSSDAAPIDIGFRSYRLASSNVKAWDGTPDQLNLLEAVDNLVAGRTADDLLVEMMLRMGVELTTPLETREIAGSPLYNLAGTLFAYFGTDITIDRANEVAKALAAWRDEEPGDADTTVVIRDTGFVDSATKLNFAAALKQAGFTTLRSI is encoded by the coding sequence GTGACCCTGAACTTCGAACCGGTCGGCAACCTGACCGGCCCCGGCGAGGCCAAGTCGAACCTCGACGTACTGGCGCGTCTCTTCCCCGACGCCGTCGTCGACGGCACCGTCGATATCGAGGCCTTCCGGGACCTCCTGGGTGAGAACGCCGCCCCTACGACCGCCGAGGCGTTCGGTCTGCGCTGGCCCGGCATGTCCGAGGCCCGCCGCCTGTCCACCCTCCCTGCCACAGGGACCCTCCTGCCGAAGCACGAGGAGTCCGTGGACTGGGACAACACCCGCAACCTCATGATCGAGGGCGACAACCTCGAGGTGCTGCGGTTGCTGCGGCGCGGATACACCAACAAGGTCGACGTGATCTACATCGACCCGCCCTACAACACGGGTAGCAACGAATTCGTCTACGACGACAAGCGCACTAGCTCGCAGGCCGAGCACGAAACGGTGGCGGGTCAGCGGGATGAAGATGGGGTGCTCCAGACCGGCGGTGGATCCGATCGGGCGCAAGACCGCAGGGCCGGTGCGTCCAGGCATTCGGCGTGGTTGTCGATGATGTATCCGCGGTTGCTTGTGGCACATCACCTACTCAAAGAGACAGGGGTCATCATCGTCTCTATCGATGATGCTGAGCATGCACGTCTCAAGCTTCTGATGGATCGGGTGTTCGGGGCGGAAAATTTCATTGCCAGCGTGACTTGGCAGGGCGGACGCAAGAACGACGCTCACTTTCTGTCACCGTCCACCGACTACATGCTGATTTATGTAAGGGACATTGGTTCTCTGGCAAACGTGCGCTGGCGCGAGCAGAAACCGGGGGTTGATTCGATTCTCGCGGCTGGACGCAAGGCATGGGCAGAGTCCGGTGAAGACGAAGCCGCGGCAACGAAGCTGATGAAAAACTGGTGGGCCAGCCTGACTCCGGACGATCCCCGACGAGCATCCGAGCACTACAATCAGATCGATGGGCAAAACGGCCGACCTGGGGTGGTCTATTTCGGTGACAACCTGCGTAGCCCAAACCCCCGCCCCAACCTCTGTTACGACCTTCTCCACCCGGCAACAGGCAAGCCTGTCAACATGCACCCAAACGGATGGGCATGTGAGGAGCCGCGAATGACGGAGCTCGTCTCAGAGGGACGCATCAAGTTTGGGCCTGATGAGACAACACGTCCCACTTTCAAGCGATATCTGGACGAGACCAGTACGCAGACGGTGCTGCCAGTATTTTATATGGACCGACGCGCAGCATCCAAGCGGCTGGATTCGCTCCTAGGCAAGGGTGTCTTCCCTTTCCCCAAAGATGAGAATGTCATCGCTCGATGGATCAATCTCGTTACTCAGTCGAACCCTGATTCCCTTGTCCTTGACTTCTTTGCGGGGTCAGGCACGACTGGTCACGCGGTCATGAATCTCAACGCCGCCGACGGTGGCAATCGTCGCTACATCCTGGTCCAGCTCGACGAGCGCGTCGACAAGGACGGTTACGAGACGATCGCCGACATCGCTCGTGAGCGCCTCCGCCGTGCGGGCAAGCAGATCGCGTCCAAGCAGAGCTCCGACGCCGCCCCCATCGACATCGGTTTCCGGTCGTACCGCCTGGCTTCCAGCAACGTGAAGGCCTGGGATGGTACCCCTGACCAGCTGAACCTGCTCGAAGCCGTGGACAACCTCGTGGCTGGGCGTACCGCAGATGATCTGTTGGTCGAGATGATGCTGCGCATGGGCGTGGAGCTGACCACACCGCTGGAGACACGCGAGATCGCTGGCAGCCCGCTGTACAACCTGGCGGGAACACTGTTCGCGTACTTCGGCACCGACATCACGATCGACCGGGCGAACGAAGTCGCCAAGGCTCTGGCGGCCTGGCGCGACGAGGAGCCGGGCGACGCCGACACCACAGTCGTTATCCGCGACACCGGCTTCGTCGACTCCGCCACCAAGCTCAACTTCGCCGCCGCGCTCAAGCAGGCCGGCTTCACAACGCTGCGGAGCATCTGA
- a CDS encoding DEAD/DEAH box helicase family protein translates to MKFSFDADLDYQRQAIDAVTGLFKGQEAMTSQFTVHAHPSAHAGFEGLSDLGYGNMLHLDRETILANLRKVQNDTGLAPEPSLDSMNFTIEMETGTGKTYVYLRTIYELNQLYGFTKFMVVVPSVAIKEGVETSIRMLREHFATLYGNPPMNFFQFDGGNPSRVRSFATSPSIEVMIVTVGAINKKTNKIYQPAEDLDFEVPADLIRATRPIIIVDEPQSVYGDAGNGRKKGAGRSALEDFNALATLRYSATHPKDDKANLVYRLDAIAAYENELVKQIEVDSLITSSSGTTPYVKFLEAKRGKAGAITARVEADVEEGNELKRKAITVDTGSRSNLADVTGRDLYKDLTVVAINAAEGQQSISFDTVAHPLGVGDSIGAEVSVDERARQMIAQTIRQHLRKEQEFAIHGRDIKVLSLIFVDSVAKYREYGPNGEALPGEYARIFEEEYTRIASEPEFSTLLGDSPADQVAKEAHQGYFSVDRRKGGGEVLVDTKETTDKGRQQAGLAYEQIMRDKVGLTTPGTPIRFIFSHSALQEGWDNPNVFQICVLRNMGTERWRRQSIGRGLRLCVDGSGNRVHGFDTNRLTVIANESYEEFAERLQREMADDLGIRFGVVTVDGFARLTFKAEDGSVVPVGAAAAEQLYQALFFEGYVDVKGKVQDSLRKAVQTGDAKLTEIVGDVMDSEAATKTVLGHIKRLAKPIEVKKAGERMAVPVVQERLESAEFQELWNRIRHRTEYRVDVDETDLRAAMVNALRTMLPVPKRRGEWLTHRVRRIDQSGLTAEAAAARRTDVTYADSEDLPDILSVLADRTQLTRATLAHVLTESGTLAQFRNNPQAYIDQVGRLLNITKEQFLVEGVRYELVDASRPEADRRYPISLFHEADLAGYTGPGGNIITDADGNAVSFEDKSVYRYLIIDSAPEKEFALALLQRPEVKTFVKLPPSFQIPTPLGNYNPDWALTVERTDGSRYIVFETKDVNELALLRPAEQKKIASARKHFAAVTRDAGIDDLEYEVVNGIEAATAVMERDA, encoded by the coding sequence ATGAAGTTCTCCTTCGATGCGGACCTCGACTACCAGCGTCAGGCCATCGATGCGGTCACGGGTCTGTTCAAAGGTCAGGAGGCCATGACCTCTCAGTTCACCGTGCACGCACACCCGTCCGCACACGCCGGCTTCGAGGGGCTGTCCGACCTGGGATACGGCAACATGCTGCATCTGGACCGGGAGACGATCCTCGCCAACCTGCGCAAGGTACAGAACGACACGGGCCTCGCTCCGGAACCGTCGCTCGACTCGATGAACTTCACCATCGAGATGGAGACCGGCACCGGCAAGACGTACGTCTACCTGCGAACCATCTACGAGCTCAATCAACTCTACGGATTTACCAAGTTCATGGTGGTGGTGCCGTCGGTGGCCATCAAGGAGGGCGTCGAGACCTCTATCCGGATGCTGCGTGAGCACTTCGCTACCCTGTATGGCAACCCGCCGATGAACTTTTTCCAGTTCGACGGCGGTAACCCGTCCCGGGTCCGGTCCTTCGCCACCTCGCCGAGCATCGAGGTCATGATCGTCACCGTCGGGGCGATCAACAAGAAGACCAACAAGATCTACCAGCCGGCCGAGGATCTCGACTTCGAGGTGCCCGCCGATCTGATCCGAGCCACAAGGCCGATCATCATCGTCGACGAACCCCAGAGCGTGTACGGGGACGCCGGCAACGGAAGGAAGAAGGGCGCGGGACGCAGCGCGCTGGAGGACTTCAACGCCCTGGCCACTCTGCGCTATTCGGCCACCCACCCGAAGGACGACAAAGCCAACCTCGTCTACCGTCTCGACGCCATCGCCGCTTACGAGAACGAGCTGGTCAAGCAGATCGAGGTCGACTCGCTGATCACGTCTTCCAGTGGGACGACCCCGTACGTCAAGTTCCTCGAGGCAAAGCGCGGCAAGGCCGGAGCGATCACGGCCCGCGTCGAGGCGGACGTCGAGGAGGGGAACGAGCTCAAACGGAAAGCCATCACGGTTGACACCGGGTCGCGCAGCAACCTCGCGGATGTGACTGGGCGTGACCTGTACAAGGACCTCACGGTGGTCGCCATCAACGCGGCCGAGGGGCAGCAGAGCATTTCCTTCGATACCGTCGCGCATCCGCTCGGTGTAGGCGACAGCATCGGCGCCGAGGTCAGCGTCGATGAGCGGGCCCGCCAGATGATCGCTCAGACCATCCGGCAGCATCTGCGCAAGGAGCAGGAGTTCGCAATCCACGGACGTGACATAAAGGTACTCAGCCTGATCTTCGTCGACTCCGTGGCAAAGTACCGTGAGTACGGCCCCAACGGGGAGGCTCTTCCCGGCGAGTATGCGCGGATCTTCGAGGAGGAGTACACGCGCATCGCCTCGGAGCCGGAGTTCAGCACTCTGCTGGGCGACTCTCCCGCCGACCAAGTCGCAAAGGAAGCTCACCAGGGGTACTTCTCCGTGGACCGCCGCAAGGGCGGTGGTGAAGTACTGGTGGACACCAAGGAGACCACCGACAAGGGGCGCCAGCAGGCCGGTCTGGCTTACGAGCAGATCATGCGGGACAAGGTCGGCCTGACCACGCCCGGCACCCCCATCCGGTTCATCTTCAGCCACTCCGCGCTGCAGGAGGGATGGGACAACCCCAACGTCTTCCAGATCTGCGTCCTGAGGAACATGGGCACCGAGCGGTGGAGGCGCCAGTCCATCGGCCGGGGCCTGCGCCTCTGCGTGGACGGGTCTGGCAACCGCGTGCACGGATTCGACACCAACCGCCTCACCGTGATCGCGAACGAGTCCTACGAGGAGTTCGCCGAGCGCCTCCAGCGCGAAATGGCCGACGACCTGGGAATCCGGTTCGGCGTCGTCACCGTGGACGGCTTCGCACGGCTGACCTTCAAAGCGGAGGACGGGAGCGTCGTCCCCGTGGGCGCGGCCGCCGCGGAACAGCTGTACCAGGCCCTGTTCTTCGAAGGGTACGTCGACGTGAAGGGGAAGGTACAGGACAGCCTGCGCAAGGCCGTGCAGACAGGCGACGCGAAACTCACGGAGATCGTCGGCGACGTCATGGATTCGGAGGCCGCGACCAAAACGGTACTCGGGCACATCAAACGCCTGGCCAAGCCGATCGAAGTCAAGAAGGCCGGCGAACGCATGGCGGTGCCGGTGGTCCAGGAACGGCTGGAGAGCGCCGAGTTTCAGGAACTCTGGAACCGCATCCGGCACCGCACGGAGTACCGCGTCGACGTCGACGAAACCGACCTTCGCGCCGCGATGGTCAACGCGCTGCGCACCATGCTCCCCGTGCCCAAGCGCCGCGGCGAATGGCTCACGCACCGCGTGCGGCGCATAGACCAGAGCGGTCTGACGGCCGAAGCGGCGGCCGCGCGCCGCACGGACGTCACCTACGCGGACAGTGAAGACCTGCCCGACATCCTGTCCGTCCTCGCGGATCGCACGCAGTTGACCCGTGCCACGCTCGCCCATGTCCTCACTGAGTCGGGCACCCTCGCACAGTTCCGGAACAATCCGCAGGCATACATCGACCAGGTGGGCCGCCTACTCAACATCACCAAGGAGCAGTTCCTTGTCGAAGGGGTGCGCTACGAGTTGGTGGACGCCTCCCGCCCAGAAGCGGACCGCCGCTACCCGATAAGCCTGTTCCACGAGGCTGACCTCGCCGGCTACACCGGCCCCGGAGGAAACATCATCACGGACGCGGACGGCAACGCCGTCTCGTTCGAGGACAAGTCCGTGTACCGCTACCTGATCATCGACTCGGCTCCGGAGAAGGAATTCGCACTCGCACTCCTACAGCGTCCCGAGGTCAAGACTTTCGTCAAGCTTCCGCCATCGTTCCAAATCCCGACCCCTCTGGGGAACTACAATCCCGACTGGGCCCTGACCGTGGAACGGACCGATGGCAGCCGCTACATCGTTTTCGAGACCAAGGACGTCAACGAACTGGCCCTACTGCGCCCCGCAGAGCAAAAAAAGATCGCTTCCGCCCGTAAGCACTTCGCCGCGGTGACGCGAGACGCGGGGATAGACGATCTCGAGTACGAGGTCGTCAACGGCATCGAGGCAGCGACCGCGGTGATGGAACGGGACGCCTGA
- a CDS encoding DUF397 domain-containing protein: MSTTELFWFKSSYSGSSGDSCVEVAVTEQAVCVRDSKDVSRPHFAVGRGEWARFVGFLTEA; this comes from the coding sequence ATGAGCACGACGGAACTCTTCTGGTTTAAGTCCAGCTACAGTGGCAGCTCGGGCGACAGCTGCGTCGAGGTCGCCGTCACCGAACAAGCCGTGTGCGTGCGGGACTCCAAGGACGTGTCACGCCCTCACTTCGCCGTCGGCCGCGGGGAGTGGGCGCGGTTCGTGGGCTTCTTGACGGAGGCGTGA